The following nucleotide sequence is from Saccharomyces kudriavzevii IFO 1802 strain IFO1802 genome assembly, chromosome: 5.
ccagggcctTTTCCACACTAAACTCACAATATTGCATATCTATATATCCATATCTCATCTCTGCTAGTTGAATAACATATCCCCAATTTACCACTCCCTCATCTCCTCTACATCATCCAAACACTACCCTCTATTTACCTACCATACATACAATGAAcctaaacaaagaaattgaataaataaatgtaaacaaacaCACACTACCCACCTTTCCTACCTGACCCGGCTCTTCCCCATTGAATCATAGTATTATATCCAGCACATAGCCATACGGACGTtacagaatactgccaTACCACACCTCATCCTTATAGAACAGCACTCAATACTTCCATACTTCACAGTCTTTAccatatatcaacattctataatatgcactaccatcatcacATCACATCACCACTACCACTACTAACATtttcactaccatcaccatcactaccattaactatcaccatcatcactaccatcactaccattaactaccatcatcatcactaccaccatcactaccaccatcaccaccactaccaccatcaccatcactatcatcaccaccatcatcatcactaccatcacctTGCCATTACCCTACccaccactcaaacggactgtaagaactccCTCTAATGTTACCCTGACCACGTACCCCACGCTTTCTcaccccaccacatgcttaccatcactattccaccacatcactaaatacggcccttacctcagcggtttatacccagggccatttccacattaaactcactatatttcacatttatGTATCTATATCGTGTCCTTGTATCctgaatagtatatccccaagttatcaccctctcacctcttctgtagcCCGAAATACAAACACGTGACCAGTATAAcccttattatatagtactaaaccacctctcatctataacatcactaagtacggcccttacctcagtggtttatacccagggccatttccacattaaactcacTGTATTCCACatttatccatctatatctcatatctgcatcctgaatagtatatccccaactTACCACCtcctcatctcttctgtatctctCAATTACTATCACCTTACTTTGATACTACCACCTGGCACACCCAGCGGTTCATACCTAATGTCATTACACCAAACTCATACTATCTCACATCTAACACTTCATACCCCTTATCTGCATTCTAATCAACATATTCATCCACTCGCCATTACCACACCTCctttatatcctttaaACACTACACTCCATTTACctcccatatatacaataatcgtaaacaataaacatacACCAATCACTTTACTCTAGACCACCACCCTATATCCATCATATATCTGGCCTCATCAACCCGGCCTTTCATTATCGAATCATAATGTTATATTCAGCACATACTCACACGGACGCTACAGAATACTGCTACACCACTTCTCATCACTATATATGACACTCACCTCAGTAATTTATACCCTGTTTTACTTATTGACCCTACCTATTTCTGTCACATCTACTATCCATAATCAATCACACATCCTTGTGGACCATACAACTGCACTCAATACTTCCATACTGTAACACCTTGACCATATATCAGCTTCTACATAATGCCATTGCTAACATGAACAACATACAATCATCATCgcatcaccaccatcacgTCACCCCCGTGCCCTCTACTTTCCTCTTATATATCCTCTGCATGGTATTCACCCGTCACAGGAACATAAATGATTACCACTTCAATCCAAGCTTTAGGTCCCTGTAccttcaatatcatcactCCATGCGTTATACTATAACGTGATtacatacgcacacgggcactatagaatataacaCTGCAACTTCCACTCCACAGCAATACCTGCCATAAAATATTGAACATGACCATAATCATACCCAGAACATAAATATTACCATCATCTGGCCAACTGACAATTCATCTCACCCTTAATGCCAccttaaaaaaaaccataatGTTTTCATATATCCATACGGACGCTACCatatataatatcattactcttctttcttataatgaatctctttcttttatattttctaactattttcaacttttcctgaaatattcaattctCATAACTAATTATTATTCCATTTATATTAACAAACTATACTTCTTTTCAGTCACTTATCATTATAAGTAACTTTGATAGTCTCCCCATAATATCCATTCTCAGTCTCATTCTCATTCTCAAACAGCTCAGGATTGGCAAGATGTCCTGGGCTCTTATAGTCTATATGCCCGCAATATGGCTCGCCAGTCCTGAGTCCCAAGAGTTGCAAATTGTTCAGCGACAtatccttgaaaaattcaagatctGTTCCGAAGTGAaggttttcttcttgttttaaATAGCCCTGAgacatgaaaaaatatccagCAATTCTATCCTTCAAAGTTTGATTCGCGCTGGCTGCATGGTAGAGGCTgcccaaaaataaaacagcaTCGCCCTTTGCAGCCTCCACATGAAATTCCAACCTCTTATCGAAGTTGCCGCAGGAATCGTATGGACCCCATAAGTGGGAACCAACAATTACACGGGTAGCCCCGTTGAGTTTGTTCATATCTGTGAAAGCAACACCTACCCCGAATAATGTTTCCTTTCCGTATTGAAATCGTTCACATGCTTGATGGATAGTATGGTGGATGTGATCTTCTCGGTGATAGCCCTGGTTTGCAGCGCCAGCCCCAACCTTGTACACAATACCAGAGTTGAGTTGAATACCACTAGAACATTTTCTGATGACATTTCCAGTCATGAAGTAATTTTGCTCGTCTAGAAAATGGCTTGCCATGTCACAGAACAACCCGTTGGATACAACATCCTTTAAGATGATGGGCGAGTGGAGTACGGACCTTGTCACGACCGTAGTTTCCTTCGGAAAGGGCGAACCCTGCCATGAGCTGTACCTATAGAAATGCGGGTCGATTTCCTCCAGTATTTCATCACACTTTGAGGGATCTATGAAGTTTGGGATTACGCAAACGCCGTATTTTTCTAGCTTTTGCGTAATGTCGGCATAATCCGACTTGTCTCTGGCTGTGAATGCTTCTTGCGTTAGGCCAGGCTCATATGCTCCAAGATCATCCTTTTTTGCCATAGTAATATACTTCTGACCATCTATTTCATACGGCTCATAAAAGTTGAGTGATTTTGTGTTCATTGTACTTGTTGTATTCATTGTTCTTATTGCGTTATTTTCGATACTTTTCCACCAACGAGAGAAAGGATAAACCACTAACTATTATGCCATTCCGATATCTTCATTTAGTTCGGCTTTTATAAGTCCTGGGAACCCATAGAGCGCTAGCTCACATCaggatttttttactgaAATAGTTGCATTCGATCGCCCATGCGTTTACGTTTCTGTTGAGCAAGGGTGACTAGAAAAGGTTGCCTTCAGGTTAATCATCCCTTTACGTTTCTGCTAGGTGCAGATGACTAAAAGTGCTGCATCCTTTGAATTCGCATTTACTTTCCTTTAAAAAAGCTCAGGAAAGATGTCTCCGTCCAACCCAGCGAGTCATAGCCAATGCTAATAGTCAGGGCGGCGCCTCACACAATTACATGACATGTTATTTCGTGTTCTTTGCTATAATCACGTATGTATGTCTTTATGTATGGTTTCGCACCGAGATAATTGAGGAAAAAGTCACTTGTTTCGCATCTATTTTTTATGTAATATCAATTCGTGTTATACCAACCGGAGTTAAATAAAGTCAAGCACATACTTAATAGCTTCTGTTAAGATGGTCAACTCTTGAGAAGTGATTATATAGGGAGGGAGAATGTAGATTATATTGTTGAAAGGTCTAATCCATGCTCCTGCCTTGACAAATCGCTCCTGTAAATCTTCGACATCCACACGCTTCATGACTTCCACGACACCTATAGCTCCTAGAATTCTTACATCAGCTACAATAGGATGCTCTAACAAGGGCAAGAGCTCCTTTTTCAACTGAGTTTCTATTTGGCAAACTTGAGATTTCCATTTGCCCTCCATCAAAATTGACAAGTTTTCACTTGCAACGGCGCATGCCAGTGGATTGGCCATATAGGTTTGGCCATGCATGAAGCAGCCGTCAGGTCCAATGGAGATTTGATTGCCAATCTTTCTGGTAGTGACAGTCGCAGATAGCGTCAAGTACCCAGCTGTCAACGTCTTCCCTAAACATACTATGTCCCTGCATGTTCGAATCCAAAGAGCATGCCTGTTCTTCCAAGACCCACTGCAACCTCGTCGAGGATCAGTAAAATGTTGAACTCGCAGCAGAGTTCACGGACACGCTTCAAGAAATACGGATGGTACATTCTTAGACCGCCTGCGCCTTGCACAATGCTCTCCATCACAACACCGGAAATTTCGTTATGGTTGTCCTCGATAAGTCTCGCAAATGGTTTCACATCGAGCTCCTCGACCAATTGCTCAACATCCTCttcagaacagtcaaaCCGGATCTCTGGTGCTTTACAGAATATGTTCTCAGCGAGGAATCCGTTGTATGCACTGTGTCTGGAATTGACTGGATCGCAAACCGACACGGCCCCAAACGCATCACCGTGGTATCCCTTCTTAATGGTTAGgaaccttttttttgacgTATACCCTAATGAATTATGGTACCGTAAAGCCATTTTCATTGCAATGTCGACAGAGATAGAACCGGAATCGGCTAATAAAGCGCATTCCAAGTCGTCTGGCAATAAGGATAGCAACTTTCTACAAAAATCTATGGCAGGCTTATGAGTAATCCCACCAAACATCACATGGGACATTTTGTTAATCTGCGAAATGGCGGCCGCATTTAACCTAGGGTTGTTATACCCTTGCTGAACACACCACCAACTTGCCATACCGTCCACTACCTTACTACCATCATCGAGATACAAGTAAGAGCCCTCAGCTTTGCTAACAGGGTATACTTTCAATGGAGTGATTATAGATGTGTATGGATGCCAAATGTGctttttatcaaattcgAGATCTTCTTGGGTTAATTGATGCTCACACATATTTTCTGAAGCTTGGTGAGTCGCGAAGTGCTACGCATTAGCCAAGCTATCGGGAACATAAGAGTGAATCTTCTAAAAACTCTCTGTTATATATAGAGCAGAGAAAGAGGGAATACCACTTTTTGTTGGATTTCTGAAGCCTTTGCTACTAGCTCCGAACTTCGCTAAACCTGGCTGAATCAGTGTTGAGTGACTCGGATGACTCGAACAATGCATGGCTACCCAAAAGGAGCATCATACCCAGCAGTCATACGGCGGTCTTGCCATTCCACTTCTTTTAAACAAACCTAGCTCCACCTTATTGACCACCTCcccaatttcttctttctgcTTCAGTAATGAAATACTATAACACCCCGTTGCAATACTATGTTAGATCCACGGGCCTGTATTATTTACGAATTCAACTACACATAATTACTTGTATGGAAAATCTCCCCTCGAGCTAAGCTGCATTACCCATTTTCTGGCCAAAAAACGAACGAATCAGGCATCACACAGTGTCTGTTACACAATTACACAATATGAGCTCCTGGCATTGGGTATGCAATCAGAGGAACATAGGTACTATCCTTGTTCGCGATTGAACAATATAATGAATACCAACCACAACAGCTGCTCAATATACCAAAATATCCCCCTGCCATGAACGCATTGACACTTTGCGTGAAAGAGCCGATGCACAACATTAAAAACGTCAAGTCTAGGAAAAGTAGAAGTAGAAATATCCCCCAAGTGCTCTTCATGGAGCATACCATGACCAAGAAATTAAACACGGTCCATCCGGCGAGGTAAAACCCTAGTATGTTCTGCATTTCCTGAGGGTTATCGGCATAGGCTTTGGCCACACCGAATTGCTCGAGGTTTAGACACCCCCAACTTATCCAAAACCCCCCAAATGAGCCAAAGACTGTCATACAAAAGGTGTCACCAACACAGAAGGACAGCAGCCCTGACAGCAAAACAACGGCGCcaccaaaaataaaggacGCGTTCAACAGGTAGAGATTGGTGACTCCGCGCACTCTTGCATTAGCCAATCCTAACGTCAAACACATGAACGAGAAAGAGGCCAACCCAAGTGGAAGAGGATTTGCAAAAGCAGCTTGTCTTGGTTGCTCATTGCTCATCTCGGGACCGGAGTCTTCCAAGAAGGTATTCACGAAATcgctttttttgaaaaattggtcgCCAATCAGAATGTAGTCACCAACAGACTCAATGTGTCTGCAGTTGGGTCTTTCTTTGCTTTCACCCGGCGTCTGTGGGAGTACTTCTACATTTTGGgtttgttttgtttctctCATACTGCCTTGGGATGAGGATACTGAAGATATAGGTTCCATTATAACAACTTTGCTGTCTGTATATGCTTGGCAAAAAAACCTGTCGCTAACTATTAGAGTGCTAACACTACATTTtaagaaacaaatttttatcTTATATATGTGTTGGCTTCACTACAGTTTTCGCTATTTTTCGTGAACAGGTCCAGCAAGGATTCGGATTCCGATTGATGCTGATCGCACTACAGGATGTTCGTCAAAGTTTCTGAGTTTTGTTTTACCCCTTCGCAACCGCTCCCACACTATACCTCTcgagaagaagaaaagaagagaagggAACGAAAcggaagaaagaaaaaagaaaagaaaataaggaaaagaaggataCTCAATCATACCATCTGATTGTGGGGGCGGGGGTAAAGTTTAAGTCTAAACCTAATATTAAGATTCTGCaatctttatttattattattaccaACATTCGTTAAATTTCATGAAAGCAACGAGGCAATTTTTATGACGTGATCGCTTAAGGACGGGGTGCCTGGAAGACGAATAGGTCCGACAATGCTTTCCctttttagttttcttcGAGCTTTTCTGGGTCTGCGTACAacagaaaaaggaaagctGGACGAGGTGGATAAGTTAGATCGTTCCGTGGAAGACTGTATACAATGGCCGGATTCATGAAATGTTAAGATCCAACATGTCTTTCCACCACATCATACAGAGGCTTCGACGTTCATTTTTCCAGTCTCAAACAAAAGGGCCTTTTCTCATATTTTCACATTTGCAGCGCACACTGCTTTTGTGATGTTGCGTAGAATGCATGTCGTTCCACAGCTCTGATTTTACTATGAGCTTTCTGAGTTGCCCAGGATGCCTGAGAATTGtatgttattcaaaatattatgatttttcttcatattcatattcgtatgtatataaatgTGTACAGATCTAAAAACAGTAGGCAGAAAAACTCGCTAAGACGAAAAGGTGAAGTTCAAACTGCATGTGCGATAATAAAAACCCGATTaatctcattttcttgCCATCTACTTCTACAATTAGAAAGTTGGTGTAGTTTTTCCCATGCCCACTTGCACCATGGTTCCTCCAACTTTGGTGGTTTTGACACCGGCCTCAATGCAGATATCAGCGCCCGAACACTCGAACACGACATCTGCTTGATGTCCGCCCAAGAGCTTTTCGAGCTCGTCTGCCAGTTGCTGAGCTTCGTCAACTGAGAATTTGGAGGAATTGAAAGTGCCAGTGGCGCCGAAGTCCTTTGCCCTCTGCAACTTGTTGTCAAACACATCAACGAAAATGACGTCACTGGCACCGAACGCGCGCGCGACTGCACTCAACAGCCCCACCGGACCAGCACCAAACACAACCACTCTAGTGCCAAAACGACCCCCAGCCAGCTTGTTGGAGTGCACACCCGGTAGCTTTTATGGCTAGCTTGACATAATGAGGATCGTCAATGGCAGGAACTGGTCTTTGCTCGATCGCAATGTCTCGACTTTTCTTAAAACAATTGCAGGATTAGTGGATTGAGACAtgctttttccttgatttttGTTCGTTGGTCTTTTGGCTTCTTGGTTTCTCTCCGCACTTGACCATTGTCTTCACAGCGTTCGGTAGCTCGAGAAACGTGCTGTTTTATATGTCGAATAGTTAGCTACAAAGACAATAAGAAAGCGTTGCTTGCCATCATGCATTTTAGCAGTAGCGGTGGTTATTCTGGCTACGTAACAGAGTTCGACGATGTGAGACCGGAGAAAGGAGATACGCATTCGGAAATAAGTGAAGTATTATATGCAACAAGATGAATCGCGATGGCCAATAAAGACAACAAGTTCTGAACGAGGTTTGTTCGTCATACCGCCTCGGGAACGCCCGCCCGATGTATGCCGAACTGAAGCTAAACGTAGCCCGCCAGTctcaataatatcatcgTGTGTGTTGCTTGCCAGAAACTGACCCCGAAAAACCTTATTTTCTGCACCCATATGTGCCTGGCACGTAGTTTCCTGCAGGGCGTCTTAGCAAATAAGGGGTCGCGGGGTAATGCAGCGTGGGGGCGTTGTGCCTGTCGGAATcctttttggtttttgcCTTTGTGCCTGCGTCCCCACGCCACCCCACCACTCAGTTGCTAGTTTTCTTGGCGTGGGTGCCGTTGCAGTAGAATGAGCCCAACAAACAACTCTCCTTGCATTAACTGTTCTTGTATTTTTAGCTCGCCATTTTTGGTTGCGGCACGCACCACAACCATACGTCATCGCATAAGCTTTTCGCCAGAAACTAATCAGTTCAGCTTTCGAACTAATTGTGGGGGGGAAAGTAGCGACAGAGATCTCGTACGTTCTCTTGCGTCGCACGTCTCGGTGAGAACAGAAACAACCTGCTAGATTATGTTAGCGAACAGAGAAATCGTCAGTTTCAGGGGGTGGGAAAAGATGGGATGACTACCTGCTCGGAATCTGAAATATCACTCAGTTTCATTGAGTTTCATGTATAAATAGTAAGCAGCGATTGTAGAATTG
It contains:
- the SKDI05G0010 gene encoding phytanoyl-CoA dioxygenase family protein — encoded protein: MNTTSTMNTKSLNFYEPYEIDGQKYITMAKKDDLGAYEPGLTQEAFTARDKSDYADITQKLEKYGVCVIPNFIDPSKCDEILEEIDPHFYRYSSWQGSPFPKETTVVTRSVLHSPIILKDVVSNGLFCDMASHFLDEQNYFMTGNVIRKCSSGIQLNSGIVYKVGAGAANQGYHREDHIHHTIHQACERFQYGKETLFGVGVAFTDMNKLNGATRVIVGSHLWGPYDSCGNFDKRLEFHVEAAKGDAVLFLGSLYHAASANQTLKDRIAGYFFMSQGYLKQEENLHFGTDLEFFKDMSLNNLQLLGLRTGEPYCGHIDYKSPGHLANPELFENENETENGYYGETIKVTYNDK
- the SKDI05G0020 gene encoding acetate uptake transporter family protein; protein product: MEPISSVSSSQGSMRETKQTQNVEVLPQTPGESKERPNCRHIESVGDYILIGDQFFKKSDFVNTFLEDSGPEMSNEQPRQAAFANPLPLGLASFSFMCLTLGLANARVRGVTNLYLLNASFIFGGAVVLLSGLLSFCVGDTFCMTVFGSFGGFWISWGCLNLEQFGVAKAYADNPQEMQNILGFYLAGWTVFNFLVMVCSMKSTWGIFLLLLFLDLTFLMLCIGSFTQSVNAFMAGGYFGILSSCCGWYSLYCSIANKDSTYVPLIAYPMPGAHIV